The DNA sequence GGCCCTGAAACAGCTCCGCAAGCCGAGCAAAGTGGTGATTCACACGGATTCGCAATATGTGAAGAATGGAATAACGAGTTGGCTTCCCAAGTGGAAACGAAACGGCTGGATCACCAGCACGAAACAACCGGTGAAAAATGCCGAATTATGGAGAACCATGGAGGCGCTTTGCCGTAAACACTCCGTGCGCTGGGTGTGGGTTCCGGGGCATTCGGGCCATCCGGAGAACGAACGTTGCGATCAACTGGCGAGATCGGCGATCTTGAATTTGAATTGACTGCATCGGACAGGACGGTGTTTCGGCATCCCCCGCGCGCCAACAGATCTCCTTATTCCGGAATCATGGATGAGAGCCTCCGACCTCGACCTGACCACACCCTATCCGTTTATATACTTCGTGGGATCCTCGATCCCGGCTTCCGCGAACCCGCTCTTTCGAATCTGACAGCTGTCGCAGCGACCGCATGCCCGGCCGTCCGGCGCCGGGTCGTAGCAACTGTGAGTCAGTCCGTAATCAACCCCGAGCTTTACCCCTGTTTGAATGATCTCGGATTTCGTCATGTGAATCAGCGGGGCCCTGATCCTGATGCGCAGGGCGCCCTCGACGCCCGCTTTGGTGGCCAGATCGGCCATGCGCTGAAACGCTTCCAGATACTCGGGGCGGCAATCCGGATATCCGCTGTAGTCTATCGCGTTGACACCGATAAAAATATCCGATGCCTGTAACACTTCCGCCCAAGCCAATGCAAAGGACAGGAAAATCGTATTGCGGGCGGGCACATAGGTTACCGGAATTTCGGACCCCTCCGCACCTGGCCGCCGGTCTCTTGGAACCTCGATATCACTGGTAAGCGCCGACCCTCCGATGGCTTCGAGTCCGATTTCCATGACCACCCGCCGCCTGACCCCCAAAGCCTCGACAACCCGGCGGGCGGCGTCAAGTTCGGCGGCGTGCCGTTGCCCGTATTTGAAGGTCATGGCGCATACTTCGAAACCTTCCTGCCGGGCGATGGCCGCAACGGTCGTGGAATCGAT is a window from the Deltaproteobacteria bacterium genome containing:
- the rnhA gene encoding ribonuclease HI; translated protein: MDLVEIYTDGACQGNPGPGGWGAVLRSKGREKEISGNERLTTNNRMEMKAVIEALKQLRKPSKVVIHTDSQYVKNGITSWLPKWKRNGWITSTKQPVKNAELWRTMEALCRKHSVRWVWVPGHSGHPENERCDQLARSAILNLN
- the queC gene encoding 7-cyano-7-deazaguanine synthase QueC — encoded protein: MDGKRKAVVLLSGGIDSTTVAAIARQEGFEVCAMTFKYGQRHAAELDAARRVVEALGVRRRVVMEIGLEAIGGSALTSDIEVPRDRRPGAEGSEIPVTYVPARNTIFLSFALAWAEVLQASDIFIGVNAIDYSGYPDCRPEYLEAFQRMADLATKAGVEGALRIRIRAPLIHMTKSEIIQTGVKLGVDYGLTHSCYDPAPDGRACGRCDSCQIRKSGFAEAGIEDPTKYING